One Clupea harengus chromosome 3, Ch_v2.0.2, whole genome shotgun sequence DNA window includes the following coding sequences:
- the mlc1 gene encoding membrane protein MLC1 isoform X2, translated as MSTTSFPVRNPDILLSHKGETVEPYYQETLLHYTPYRGHLPTMQRDELAGREEFGYDRVATLERAERVATLERSTLGRRLDRDNYTVDVRASDLHLTPAPRVHPCLSYRTWLYSALIGSSLLITTGFSLYLGNVFPVAMDYLRCAAGSGIPAAIVSFAIAKNRHVAVSDFQVMFVSSFAVTTTCLVWFGCKLVLSPSALNINFNLILLILLEVLLASTVILSARSAEDCCSRSKMGYDPPTKPVKFPTRILKAYSVIEVIVGISAVFGGIIALNMDALMPGPYLSVTFFWILVACFPSAIASHVAAEYPNKCLVEVLIAISSVTSPLLFSASGYLSSSVISVFQIFQQEVPVSKQSYDILLLILLVLLLVQAVLTVSTVVHCASYKSSIRKGAPEWEDNLPPPPRLYEVHPHSYI; from the exons ATGAGCACCACCTCTTTCCCCGTGCGCAATCCTGATATTCTTTTGTCTCACAAAGGCGAAACCGTGGAGCCCTACTATCAGGAGACACTGCTGCACTACACGCCATACAG GGGCCACCTTCCCACGATGCAGCGGGATGAGCTCGCCGGCAGGGAGGAGTTCGGCTACGACCGTGTGGCCACGCTGGAGAGAGCCGAGCGCGTGGCCACCCTGGAGCGGAGCACGCTGGGACGGCGCCTGGACAGGGACAACTACACGGTGGACGTGAGGGCCAGCGACCTGCACCTGACTCCGGCCCCGCGCGTCCACCCCTGCCTCAGCTACCGGACCTGGCTCTACAGCGCCCTCATCGGG AGCAGTCTGCTGATCACCACAGGCTTCTCCCTCTACCTGGGGAATGTGTTCCCTGTGGCCATGGACTACCTGCGCTGTGCTGCTGGCTCT GGCATCCCAGCAGCCATTGTTAGTTTCGCCATTGCCAAAAACAGACATGTTGCA GTGTCAGATTTCCAGGTGATGTTCGTGTCCTCATTTGCCGTGACGACCACCTGCCTGGTCTGGTTCGGCTGTAAACTGGTCCTCAGCCCCTCCGCTCTCAAT atCAACTTTAACCTCATCCTGCTCATCCTCCTGGAGGTGCTGCTGGCCAGCACTGTCATCCTGTCCGCACGCTCAGCCGAAGACTGCTGCAGCCGCTCAAAG ATGGGGTATGATCCACCAACAAAGCCTGTCAAGTTTCCCACACGTATCCTGAAGGCCTACTCT GTCATTGAGGTCATAGTGGGGATCTCGGCCGTGTTCGGGGGCATCATCGCTCTGAACATGGACGCCCTCATGCCGGGACCTTACTTGTCAGTCACCTTCTTCTGGATCCTGGTGGCT tgtttcCCCAGTGCCATAGCCAGTCACGTGGCAGCGGAATATCCCAACAAGTGTCTC gTGGAGGTGTTGATTGCCATCAGCAGTGTgacttctcctctgctcttctctgcctctggcTACCTGTCCAGCAGTGTGATTAGTGTCTTCCAGATCTTCCAGCAAGAAGTGCCCGTTTCTAAA cagtcCTATGACATCCTCCTGCTGatcctgctggtgctgctgctggtccaGGCGGTTCTGACCGTGTCCACAGTGGTGCACTGTGCCTCCTACAAGAGCTCCATCCGCAAGGGGGCCCCTGAGTGGGAGGAcaacctccccccacccccacgcctcTATGAGGTGCatccacactcatacatatag
- the mlc1 gene encoding membrane protein MLC1 isoform X3: protein MSTTSFPVRNPDILLSHKGETVEPYYQETLLHYTPYRGHLPTMQRDELAGREEFGYDRVATLERAERVATLERSTLGRRLDRDNYTVDVRASDLHLTPAPRVHPCLSYRTWLYSALIGSSLLITTGFSLYLGNVFPVAMDYLRCAAGSGIPAAIVSFAIAKNRHVAVSDFQVMFVSSFAVTTTCLVWFGCKLVLSPSALNINFNLILLILLEVLLASTVILSARSAEDCCSRSKMGYDPPTKPVKFPTRILKAYSVIEVIVGISAVFGGIIALNMDALMPGPYLSVTFFWILVACFPSAIASHVAAEYPNKCLVEVLIAISSVTSPLLFSASGYLSSSVISVFQIFQQEVPVSKQSYDILLLILLVLLLVQAVLTVSTVVHCASYKSSIRKGAPEWDSLSLIHCFRLICSFSQHQASNGSLREFDKDKAWKAVVVQMAQ from the exons ATGAGCACCACCTCTTTCCCCGTGCGCAATCCTGATATTCTTTTGTCTCACAAAGGCGAAACCGTGGAGCCCTACTATCAGGAGACACTGCTGCACTACACGCCATACAG GGGCCACCTTCCCACGATGCAGCGGGATGAGCTCGCCGGCAGGGAGGAGTTCGGCTACGACCGTGTGGCCACGCTGGAGAGAGCCGAGCGCGTGGCCACCCTGGAGCGGAGCACGCTGGGACGGCGCCTGGACAGGGACAACTACACGGTGGACGTGAGGGCCAGCGACCTGCACCTGACTCCGGCCCCGCGCGTCCACCCCTGCCTCAGCTACCGGACCTGGCTCTACAGCGCCCTCATCGGG AGCAGTCTGCTGATCACCACAGGCTTCTCCCTCTACCTGGGGAATGTGTTCCCTGTGGCCATGGACTACCTGCGCTGTGCTGCTGGCTCT GGCATCCCAGCAGCCATTGTTAGTTTCGCCATTGCCAAAAACAGACATGTTGCA GTGTCAGATTTCCAGGTGATGTTCGTGTCCTCATTTGCCGTGACGACCACCTGCCTGGTCTGGTTCGGCTGTAAACTGGTCCTCAGCCCCTCCGCTCTCAAT atCAACTTTAACCTCATCCTGCTCATCCTCCTGGAGGTGCTGCTGGCCAGCACTGTCATCCTGTCCGCACGCTCAGCCGAAGACTGCTGCAGCCGCTCAAAG ATGGGGTATGATCCACCAACAAAGCCTGTCAAGTTTCCCACACGTATCCTGAAGGCCTACTCT GTCATTGAGGTCATAGTGGGGATCTCGGCCGTGTTCGGGGGCATCATCGCTCTGAACATGGACGCCCTCATGCCGGGACCTTACTTGTCAGTCACCTTCTTCTGGATCCTGGTGGCT tgtttcCCCAGTGCCATAGCCAGTCACGTGGCAGCGGAATATCCCAACAAGTGTCTC gTGGAGGTGTTGATTGCCATCAGCAGTGTgacttctcctctgctcttctctgcctctggcTACCTGTCCAGCAGTGTGATTAGTGTCTTCCAGATCTTCCAGCAAGAAGTGCCCGTTTCTAAA cagtcCTATGACATCCTCCTGCTGatcctgctggtgctgctgctggtccaGGCGGTTCTGACCGTGTCCACAGTGGTGCACTGTGCCTCCTACAAGAGCTCCATCCGCAAGGGGGCCCCTGAGTGGGA ctccctctctctcattcattgtTTCCGTCTCATCTGTTCTTTCTCACAGCATCAGGCATCCAACGGAAGTTTGAGGGAGTTTGATAAAGACAAGGCTTGGAAGGCAGTAGTGGTGCAGATGGCCcagtga
- the mlc1 gene encoding membrane protein MLC1 isoform X1 — MSTTSFPVRNPDILLSHKGETVEPYYQETLLHYTPYRGHLPTMQRDELAGREEFGYDRVATLERAERVATLERSTLGRRLDRDNYTVDVRASDLHLTPAPRVHPCLSYRTWLYSALIGSSLLITTGFSLYLGNVFPVAMDYLRCAAGSGIPAAIVSFAIAKNRHVAVSDFQVMFVSSFAVTTTCLVWFGCKLVLSPSALNINFNLILLILLEVLLASTVILSARSAEDCCSRSKMGYDPPTKPVKFPTRILKAYSVIEVIVGISAVFGGIIALNMDALMPGPYLSVTFFWILVACFPSAIASHVAAEYPNKCLVEVLIAISSVTSPLLFSASGYLSSSVISVFQIFQQEVPVSKQSYDILLLILLVLLLVQAVLTVSTVVHCASYKSSIRKGAPEWEDNLPPPPRLYEHQASNGSLREFDKDKAWKAVVVQMAQ, encoded by the exons ATGAGCACCACCTCTTTCCCCGTGCGCAATCCTGATATTCTTTTGTCTCACAAAGGCGAAACCGTGGAGCCCTACTATCAGGAGACACTGCTGCACTACACGCCATACAG GGGCCACCTTCCCACGATGCAGCGGGATGAGCTCGCCGGCAGGGAGGAGTTCGGCTACGACCGTGTGGCCACGCTGGAGAGAGCCGAGCGCGTGGCCACCCTGGAGCGGAGCACGCTGGGACGGCGCCTGGACAGGGACAACTACACGGTGGACGTGAGGGCCAGCGACCTGCACCTGACTCCGGCCCCGCGCGTCCACCCCTGCCTCAGCTACCGGACCTGGCTCTACAGCGCCCTCATCGGG AGCAGTCTGCTGATCACCACAGGCTTCTCCCTCTACCTGGGGAATGTGTTCCCTGTGGCCATGGACTACCTGCGCTGTGCTGCTGGCTCT GGCATCCCAGCAGCCATTGTTAGTTTCGCCATTGCCAAAAACAGACATGTTGCA GTGTCAGATTTCCAGGTGATGTTCGTGTCCTCATTTGCCGTGACGACCACCTGCCTGGTCTGGTTCGGCTGTAAACTGGTCCTCAGCCCCTCCGCTCTCAAT atCAACTTTAACCTCATCCTGCTCATCCTCCTGGAGGTGCTGCTGGCCAGCACTGTCATCCTGTCCGCACGCTCAGCCGAAGACTGCTGCAGCCGCTCAAAG ATGGGGTATGATCCACCAACAAAGCCTGTCAAGTTTCCCACACGTATCCTGAAGGCCTACTCT GTCATTGAGGTCATAGTGGGGATCTCGGCCGTGTTCGGGGGCATCATCGCTCTGAACATGGACGCCCTCATGCCGGGACCTTACTTGTCAGTCACCTTCTTCTGGATCCTGGTGGCT tgtttcCCCAGTGCCATAGCCAGTCACGTGGCAGCGGAATATCCCAACAAGTGTCTC gTGGAGGTGTTGATTGCCATCAGCAGTGTgacttctcctctgctcttctctgcctctggcTACCTGTCCAGCAGTGTGATTAGTGTCTTCCAGATCTTCCAGCAAGAAGTGCCCGTTTCTAAA cagtcCTATGACATCCTCCTGCTGatcctgctggtgctgctgctggtccaGGCGGTTCTGACCGTGTCCACAGTGGTGCACTGTGCCTCCTACAAGAGCTCCATCCGCAAGGGGGCCCCTGAGTGGGAGGAcaacctccccccacccccacgcctcTATGAG CATCAGGCATCCAACGGAAGTTTGAGGGAGTTTGATAAAGACAAGGCTTGGAAGGCAGTAGTGGTGCAGATGGCCcagtga